One part of the Ursus arctos isolate Adak ecotype North America unplaced genomic scaffold, UrsArc2.0 scaffold_16, whole genome shotgun sequence genome encodes these proteins:
- the LOC130543790 gene encoding uncharacterized LOC128706666 homolog, which yields MLKEEMKNTSWIRKNWLLVAGVSFIGVHLGTYFIQRAAKQSVKSQSQSRGKQQNIEE from the coding sequence AtgttgaaagaagaaatgaaaaacaccaGCTGGATTAGAAAGAACTGGCTTCTTGTAGCTGGGGTGTCTTTCATAGGTGTCCATCTTGGAACATACTTTATACAGAGGGCTGCAAAACAATCTGTAAAATCTCAATCTCAATCTAGAGGCAAACAACAGAATATTgaagaatga
- the LOC130543789 gene encoding uncharacterized LOC128706665 homolog, producing the protein MSFQNFWRDYKVLIVMVPLVGFIHLGWHRIKSSPVFQMPNKDNISAPDSPALGCPEKNHIEGK; encoded by the coding sequence ATGAGCTTTCAGAACTTCTGGAGAGACTACAAAGTTCTGATTGTTATGGTACCTTTAGTTGGATTCATACATTTGGGATGGCACAGAATCAAGAGCAGCCCTGTCTTCCAAATGCCTAATAAGGACAACATTTCTGCGCCAGATAGTCCAGCACTTGGATGTCCCGAGAAAAATCACATTGAAGGGAAATAG